The following coding sequences are from one Arachis hypogaea cultivar Tifrunner chromosome 7, arahy.Tifrunner.gnm2.J5K5, whole genome shotgun sequence window:
- the LOC112703373 gene encoding uncharacterized protein has translation MRSRKLHQRNEVLGGFPEFGAIFMSNRSTLQECFEKRLFGLPVGYSDFVRNVKEGMTLFLFEFEERKLYGIFEATSDGGLNIVPQAYVSTGRSFPAQVKFKIIWHCDPLSEDEFYGAIRDNYFGSYKFNFGLTKEQIESLLQLFSSRKIEVPRTPCHRKRKNKKQGYKSIKDVGKKGRFAEVEIFRRKPDKIHGSSDISELDVETFLASIACGKSEVTHSDDAYDPENPGFHHSVVPKDLNAAFGESHELVALQSKKENFNFSAEDTLEYIPLCLPDSADEEGFDVGECTGEELGKFVDNKLSIIPVPQLPLVSNLSDEGCNQKKMEDSVTSSNGSPCSGLDNSSLAAISFSDAIGFQPKPGSNCCELQPAKCLYSDNLKKRASVFSRLTFPSKDSISKNQNDLRMKLVDHKLRVKQHS, from the exons ATGAGGTCGAGGAAATTGCACCAAAGAAACGAGGTGCTTGGAGGTTTTCCTGAGTTTGGTGCAATATTCATGTCTAATAGAAGTACTTTGCAAGAATGTTTTGAGAAGAGATTGTTTGGGCTACCTGTTGGTTACTCTGATTTTGTTCGAAACGTAAAGGAAGGAATGACGCTGTTcctttttgaatttgaagaaaGAAAGCTTTATGGGATTTTTGAAGCAACATCAGATGGTGGCCTGAACATTGTTCCCCAGGCATATGTTTCAACAGGAAGGTCATTTCCTGCGCAG GTCAAATTCAAAATAATATGGCACTGTGATCCTTTATCTGAAGATGAGTTTTATGGTGCCATTCGAGATAACTACTTTGGTTCCTACAAATTCAACTTTGGTCTCACTAAGGAGCAG ATTGAGAGCCTTCTGCAGTTGTTCAGTTCAAGAAAGATTGAAGTCCCAAGAACTCCATGTCACAgaaaaaggaagaataaaaaacaGGGTTACAAGTCTATAAAAGATGTTGGGAAGAAAGGGAGGTTTGCGGAGGTTGAAATCTTCAGAAGGAAGCCTGACAAAATTCATGGCAGTTCAGATATTTCAGAGCTAGACGTGGAAACATTTTTGGCATCTATTGCTTGTGGAAAATCTGAAGTCACCCATTCTGATgatgcttatgatcctgaaaatcctGGTTTCCATCATTCAGTTGTCCCTAAGGATCTCAATGCTGCTTTTGGAGAATCACATGAGCTGGTTGCCTTGCAATCAAAGAAAGAAAACTTCAATTTTTCTGCAGAAGACACCTTGGAATATATACCCTTGTGTTTACCAGATTCTGCTGATGAAGAGGGTTTTGATGTTGGTGAATGTACAGGAGAAGAGCTAGGTAAATTTGTTGACAACAAATTGTCTATTATCCCTGTCCCTCAGTTACCACTTGTGTCTAATCTGAGTGATGAAGGATGTAACCAAAAGAAAATGGAGGATTCAGTCACTTCTTCAAATGGAAGTCCATGCTCTGGATTAGATAACTCGTCCTTGGCTGCTATTTCCTTCTCAGATGCAATTGGCTTTCAGCCCAAACCTGGAAGTAATTGTTGTGAACTACAGCCAGCCAAGTGTTTGTATTCTGACAACCTGAAAAAGAGAGCCAGTGTGTTTTCCCGGTTAACTTTTCCTTCTAAGGACTCCATTTCAAAGAATCAAAACGATCTTAGAATGAAGTTAGTGGATCATAAGTTGAGAGTCAAGCAGCATAGTTGA